The Streptomyces sp. NBC_00659 genomic interval GTTCGGTCCGGCGCGCGTCGGCGTCGGGAAGGTGGATGAGATCGACGATCATCGGGCCGTCGCCGTGGGGCAGCGCCGACAGCACGGCCGGGTCCCTGGTTCCGACCAGGCACACCTCCGCGTGTTCCAGCACCTCGTCGACGGAGTCCGCGAGCAGCTGCGCGAGGTGCGGCAGCCGGGTCTCGATGTATTCGCGGTTCGCGCCGAGCAGCCGGGAGAGGCTCACGTTGGCGTCGTGGATCCGCAGGTCGTACCCCTTGCCGAACAGCCTCTCCGCCAGCTCGACGAGCGGGCTCTCGCGGAGGTCGTCGGTGCCGGGTTTGAAGGACAGCCCGAACAGGCCGACCCGGCGCTTGCCGGTGCGCTCGACCATCTCCACCGCGCGCTGCAGATGGTCGGAGTTGGAGGGCAGCACGTGGGAGAGGATGGGCACCGAGACGTCCGCCCGCTGCGCCGCGTGGACCAGGCTGCGCAGGTCCTTGGGCAGGCACGAGCCGCCGAAGGCGAAACCGGGCCGCAGATAGGCGGGGCTGATGTTCAGCTTGCGGTCGGCCAGGAACACGTCGATCACCTGGTGCGAGTCCACCCCGAGGGCCTGGCACACCGCGCCCAGCTCGTTCGCGAAACCGATCTTGAGGCCGTGGAAGGCGTTGTCCGCGTACTTGATCGCCTCGGCCACGGGGATCGGCACCCGGAACACCTCGCCGGGCAGTCCCTCGTACAGGGCCGCCACCACATCGCCGCTCGCCGCGTCGAGTTCGCCGATGACGGTCTTCGGCGGGTC includes:
- a CDS encoding nucleotide sugar dehydrogenase encodes the protein MKVSVFGLGYVGCVSAACLAGQGHEVIGVDVNQVKVDLVNDAKAPVVEEGIGELVADVVGSGALRATTDVREAIADSEVSLICVGTPSEPNGSLCTTYLERVTEEIGAALAERGGRHTVVFRSTMLPGTCLNLLVPILEKYVGGTAGVDVGVAVNPEFLREGTSVRDFFDPPKTVIGELDAASGDVVAALYEGLPGEVFRVPIPVAEAIKYADNAFHGLKIGFANELGAVCQALGVDSHQVIDVFLADRKLNISPAYLRPGFAFGGSCLPKDLRSLVHAAQRADVSVPILSHVLPSNSDHLQRAVEMVERTGKRRVGLFGLSFKPGTDDLRESPLVELAERLFGKGYDLRIHDANVSLSRLLGANREYIETRLPHLAQLLADSVDEVLEHAEVCLVGTRDPAVLSALPHGDGPMIVDLIHLPDADARRTEPGYMGLAW